CCACCGTGGTGAGCAGTCTGTTTTGTGAGCGTACGGCTTTGTTTCCGGTGTTCAACATTAAGAAGCAGCCGGTTCCGTACGTATTTTTGGCCATCCCCGGATGGATACACATTTGCCCGAAGAGAGCTGCCTGTTGGTCTCCTGCCACGCCGGTAATGGGGATTTTTGTGGAGAAGATCAATCCGGATGTCCGGGTGAATAACGTGCTGTTGGATTTTACCTCCGGTAGCATGGCTGCCGGTATATCAAAAAGTTTCAATAAATCCTCATCCCATTGCAGGGTGTGGATGTTGAATAACATGGTTCGTGAAGCATTGGAAACATCAGTAAAATGAGCTTCTCCATTGCTCAGGTTCCACATCAGCCAGCTGTCCACTGTGCCAAAAGCCAGTTCTCCGTTTTCTGCTGCCTGACGGGCTCCTTTTACATGATCCAGAATCCATTTTATTTTGGTGGCAGAGAAATAAGCATCGATTTCCAGACCGGTTTTCCGGGCAATCATTTTTTGTAGCCCTTGCTTCTTGAGCTCGTCGCAATAGCCGGCCGTACGTCTGTCTTGCCACACGATGGCACGATAGACCGGTTTTCCGGTTTTCCGGTTCCAGACAATGGTGGTTTCGCGTTGGTTGGTAATCCCGATAGCAGCAATTGCTTTTGGAGAAATCTTCATTTGCGCCACCACTTCAGCAGCCACGCTTACCTGTGAGCTGTAGATTTCCTGTGGGTCGTGTTCCACATAACCGGGTTGGGGAAAAAACTGACGGAACTCTTTTTGCGCCATGGCACGTATTTTTCCGGTGTGATCGTAAACTACGGCTCGTGAGCTGGTGGTTCCCTGGTCGAAAGCCAAAATAAATTTTTCCTGCATCATCGAAAATTTTGGGGTGAACAGACAAAAGAGTTAATCCAAAACGTAACCTTGGGCCAGGCGGGTATAACTTTCTATTTGTTCGCGAACCCACCGGCGCCGTAAATTCATCTCTTCAGCCATAATTTTGGCTACTACCGGAGCTGCTTCGATACTTTTGCGGGCATCAAGCAATAAAAACCGTGAACGCCGGGCCAGAAAATCTTCCACTGTTCTTGCCATTTCTTCGCGGACGGCCCAAACGACCTCAGCACGCGTGTACGGAAATCCTTCTACCAACGGTTGGGTCAGGTTTTCTTCTTTGCGTGCCAGGGATAAAATTTTGTTTCTGTTCGAACCGTAATAATGTAGCGGATCGTTTTCGTCGAAAGCCCGTACATATCCGTGAATAGGCAAGCTGGAAGTTACGCAGGGTTTCTCTTCCAGTCCGCCGATGAGAATGGCTTTTTCAATAACATCTTCTCCCATTTTCCGGTAGGTAGTCCATTTTCCGCCGGTGATGGTCAGGAGCCCGGACGGTGAGATGGTAATTTTGTGGCTTCTTGAGATTTCTTTGGTTTTTTCATCTCCTTCTTCCGGTGCTGCCAGTGGGCGAAGCCCGGCGAAAACACTGCGAACATCCGACCGTTTGGGGCGATAGACGAGATAATCGCCGGCCGTATTTAAAATAAAATCAATTTCTTCCGGTAGTGCCCGCGGTTCAAG
The sequence above is drawn from the Candidatus Sulfidibacterium hydrothermale genome and encodes:
- the glpK gene encoding glycerol kinase GlpK, encoding MQEKFILAFDQGTTSSRAVVYDHTGKIRAMAQKEFRQFFPQPGYVEHDPQEIYSSQVSVAAEVVAQMKISPKAIAAIGITNQRETTIVWNRKTGKPVYRAIVWQDRRTAGYCDELKKQGLQKMIARKTGLEIDAYFSATKIKWILDHVKGARQAAENGELAFGTVDSWLMWNLSNGEAHFTDVSNASRTMLFNIHTLQWDEDLLKLFDIPAAMLPEVKSNSTLFTRTSGLIFSTKIPITGVAGDQQAALFGQMCIHPGMAKNTYGTGCFLMLNTGNKAVRSQNRLLTTVGWQINGETTYALEGSVFVGGAVIQWLRDGIQLIKKAADSEKAARKVSDNGGVVFVPAFTGLGAPHWNQDARGMIYGITRGTTREHIIRAALESIAYQSYDVMKAMQEDAALAVHALRVDGGAAANNLLMQIQADILQTPVQRPLVLESTSLGAAYFAGLSIGFWNDLTEIEKQWQVEKTFHPQQSAEEMEEGIKNWHQTIKRVLL